A portion of the Rahnella variigena genome contains these proteins:
- the map gene encoding type I methionyl aminopeptidase, giving the protein MVKTPEGIDKARIAGKLAARVLHMITPYVVPGVTTNELDRICHDFIVNELQAIPANIGYHGYQKTTCTSVNHVICHGIPSDKALKKGDIVNIDVALIKDGWYGDTSRMYYAGEPSIMARRLVDTTFEAMMAGIEVVRPGATLGDVGHAIASVAKREGFSIVEEYCGHGIGMGYHEDPQVLHYGEKGRGLVLQEGMLFTIEPMLNAGKKQNKVLPDGWTVVTKDHSLSAQWEHMIAVTKDGYEILTPWPEEN; this is encoded by the coding sequence ATGGTCAAAACGCCGGAAGGCATCGATAAAGCGCGTATCGCCGGTAAACTGGCAGCGCGGGTGCTGCATATGATCACGCCTTATGTGGTACCGGGTGTCACGACCAATGAACTGGACCGCATCTGCCACGATTTTATCGTCAACGAATTACAGGCGATCCCGGCAAATATCGGTTATCACGGCTATCAGAAAACCACCTGCACCTCCGTCAACCATGTGATTTGCCACGGTATTCCTTCCGATAAAGCGCTGAAGAAAGGCGATATCGTGAACATCGACGTGGCGCTGATCAAAGATGGCTGGTACGGCGACACCAGCCGCATGTATTACGCCGGTGAGCCGAGCATTATGGCTCGCCGTCTGGTGGATACCACCTTTGAAGCAATGATGGCCGGTATCGAAGTGGTGCGTCCCGGCGCAACCCTCGGTGATGTGGGTCATGCCATTGCCTCGGTAGCGAAGCGCGAAGGGTTTTCCATCGTAGAAGAATACTGCGGTCACGGCATCGGCATGGGTTATCACGAAGATCCGCAGGTGCTGCATTACGGTGAAAAAGGCCGCGGACTGGTGTTGCAGGAAGGCATGTTATTCACCATCGAACCGATGCTGAACGCCGGTAAAAAGCAGAATAAAGTGCTGCCCGACGGCTGGACGGTGGTGACTAAAGATCATTCGTTGTCCGCACAATGGGAACATATGATTGCGGTGACAAAAGATGGCTATGAAATATTGACCCCATGGCCTGAAGAGAACTGA
- a CDS encoding PadR family transcriptional regulator, giving the protein MMNHKHRRERMFETGDIRLLMLHFLQQRSAHGYELIKAIEELSKGEYTPSASIIYPNLTFLEEQGLVTAKQEEGGKKQYSITPEGTQSLAEQGDLLGSVTEKLHSLAILSNNRSIPEMQRAINNMRMALNLRLAKGPIGQETLYKITDALDRATKEIERS; this is encoded by the coding sequence ATGATGAATCATAAACACCGTCGCGAAAGGATGTTTGAAACGGGTGATATCCGTCTGCTGATGCTGCATTTTTTACAGCAACGTTCCGCTCACGGTTATGAACTGATCAAAGCCATCGAAGAACTCTCCAAAGGCGAATACACGCCGAGCGCCAGTATCATTTATCCGAACCTGACCTTCCTGGAAGAACAGGGTCTGGTAACGGCAAAACAGGAAGAGGGCGGCAAGAAACAATATTCGATTACGCCGGAAGGCACGCAGTCGCTGGCAGAGCAGGGTGATTTGCTCGGTTCAGTGACGGAAAAACTGCATTCACTGGCGATTTTATCGAATAACCGCAGTATTCCGGAAATGCAGCGGGCGATTAACAATATGCGCATGGCGCTCAATTTGCGGCTGGCGAAAGGTCCGATCGGGCAGGAAACGCTGTATAAAATCACCGATGCGTTAGACCGCGCGACCAAAGAAATTGAGCGCAGCTAA